The genomic interval TGGTAGAGTTCCCTGTACGCGTTGTTCAGGGAATGGATCTCAGTATCAGCGGCCGACAGGAACACGATATCGCCTGGCTGCTGTTGTATATGGAAGACCCCTTCGCCGTTAGGGTTCCATCCTCCCGGAATAGTTGGAATAAGATGCATGTATGATATTAGCTGACTACACTCAGTTTTTCATTGATAACAGTACCCAGGTTTTTTTCGTGCAGCTCGTTGCCGATAATGACCAGGCTTGTTTTACGTGTTTCTCCATCTTTCCATTTACGGTCGAAATAGTGATCGAAACGTTTGGATACACCCTGCAACACCATCCGCATAGGCTTACCGGGAACATTAATGAAGCCTTTTATACGGTAGATCTCATGTTCTCCGATCAGCTCTTTCAGGGCTTCTACGAGGGTCTCCGGCGTATGGGGCGCATGGATATCGACTACCACGGAATCAATATCTTCATCATGTTCATGTTCCAGGCCATTGGCATGATCTTCTTCATGATGGGAGTGGCGGCTATCCAGGTCATTCTCCGCAGCTGCGTTAACGCCCAGGAGGATCTCGGCCGACAGTACACCATTTGCTGCTGCTACCATCTTTACATCTGTGCGTACCTTGCCTGCGATGATGGCTCTCACCTCTTCGTATTTATTTTCATCTATCAGGTCCTTCTTGGTCATTACTACCAGGTCAGCGCAGGATAACTGGTCTTCAAACAGTTCTTCGATCGGTGTTTCATGATCCAGTGAATCGTCTGCCAGTCTTTGCGCATGTACACGTTCCCTATCGCAGATCTCGCCTGTAGCTTGCCCGACTACATCTACCACCGTTACCACTGCATCTACAGTGATCTGTGGTTTTAGCTCCGGCCAGTTAAAGGCATGTAGTAAAGGTTTGGGCAATGCCAGCCCTGAGGTTTCAATGATGATATGGTCGATGGTATCTTTACGTTCCATCAGTTGTAACATTACAGGCAGGAATTCTTCCTGTACGGTGCAACAGAGGCAACCGTTGTTCAGTTCCAGTACGTCTTCTTCATTGGAGCAGCATGATTTCAGGAGCTCACCATCTATACCCATTTCGCCAAATTCGTTCACAATAACGGCCAGCCTGCGGCCATTGGCGTTCTGAATAAGGTTGCGGATCAGGGTTGTTTTGCCTGAACCCAGAAAGCCTGTGATGATAGTAACAGGAATTTTTGTAGCCATTTTGTATCTTTTAAGGAGTGTACAATTTATTGCGTGATATAATGTGTGGATATTTACTCCACCGTTTTCTTTCGTTTATAGAGGAATAATTGCCATTTCTCTTCTGCCACACCAGCCTTGTCCATCTCAGCCCTGCTCATGATGAAGAAGAGATCAGACAGGCGGTTGACGTACGACAGGATATAATCATCCACCGTATCCACTTTCATCAAAGAAACCAGTAACCTTTCTCCTCTGCGCATCTGTGTTCTTACCACATGGCACAGAGCTGATATTTCGTTACCGCCGGGTAAGAGGAAATAGTCAGACTTTGTGGTCATACCGGCTTCCAGCTCGTCGATCCATTGTTCACAGAACGCGGGGCCGTCTTCCGGTTTGGGATTAGGGTTTTCTTTCTTACAGTCTGAAGGGCGGGCCAGGTGAGACATCATGTCCATCATATCTTTCTGGATCTTATGCAGATTAGGTTGCCATGCATGATCGCTGCCCAGTTTAGCGCG from Chitinophaga filiformis carries:
- a CDS encoding cob(I)yrinic acid a,c-diamide adenosyltransferase, with the protein product MKIYTRKGDKGTTALFGGSRVDKDDVRVNCYGTLDEVNSTIGLLRAKLGSDHAWQPNLHKIQKDMMDMMSHLARPSDCKKENPNPKPEDGPAFCEQWIDELEAGMTTKSDYFLLPGGNEISALCHVVRTQMRRGERLLVSLMKVDTVDDYILSYVNRLSDLFFIMSRAEMDKAGVAEEKWQLFLYKRKKTVE
- the cobW gene encoding cobalamin biosynthesis protein CobW, whose product is MATKIPVTIITGFLGSGKTTLIRNLIQNANGRRLAVIVNEFGEMGIDGELLKSCCSNEEDVLELNNGCLCCTVQEEFLPVMLQLMERKDTIDHIIIETSGLALPKPLLHAFNWPELKPQITVDAVVTVVDVVGQATGEICDRERVHAQRLADDSLDHETPIEELFEDQLSCADLVVMTKKDLIDENKYEEVRAIIAGKVRTDVKMVAAANGVLSAEILLGVNAAAENDLDSRHSHHEEDHANGLEHEHDEDIDSVVVDIHAPHTPETLVEALKELIGEHEIYRIKGFINVPGKPMRMVLQGVSKRFDHYFDRKWKDGETRKTSLVIIGNELHEKNLGTVINEKLSVVS